TGCAGCGAACAATTGCTGTGAAACCGAATCATGCAGCTCTCTTGCCAAGCGCTGTCTTTCTTGCACGATTCGTTCCTGAATAAGCTTATCTTGTGCTTCTGCTTTTTCATTCGTAATACGTTGCAATGTTTTTCGTTGGGTGAAGATGAGCTGCTCTAATTGATTGGTCGTGACATGTAGTCGCTTAGAGTAAGCATATTTTTTCTTAGTTGGTACAAATTCTTCTGCCTCCAACAAAGGTCTTAAGCTGTTTTCAATTTTCTTTTCTTGATCGCGTACTTTGAGAAGTGTATTTGTGGAAAAACTAAAACTCATAAACGCTAAAACCATAATAATCCAAGCACCTAAAGGGATTTGTGCATATGTAGTCTCCAATAAAGACCACCATTCTGAATCATTAGGCCATCCCCAAAGTGCATATAATAGCATTGCTGCAAGCGCTAATAAAATAAAAAAGAAGGAAAATCCTTGACCGAAGAATATCTTCATTTACGAATCACCTCGATATCCCCAATCCATGTGGAAACAGTGATGACTAACTCTGAAGCGTATGCAACATCTACTAAATACCCATCTTTTAACACGACTGATTGATTCCATAAACGCTGAATTCCACGACCAAAAATGTTCGCTTCTCCAATAATCGTTGCATAATGGAGCCTAACAGGTACTTCATATGGAACATAAATTGTAACTTTTCCAAGTGACTGACGAATAGAAATAAAGGAGGTACCTTTTGGTAATACGGTTTGTGTTACATCAATAACATGCTCTCCGTAGAAACTCTGAACATGAACATCTTGCCATTCATACGCATTAAACGGAGTAGTTTGTGCAGAAAATAGTTTGTTCTGAATGATACTATTGGGAGTTTCTTTATAGACAGTGTCGAATGGTCGTATCATTTGACGAATCGGTTCATTTTTCCAAAGTTTATAAAGTACATATATCATAATGGCAATAAGTAAAAGACGCAGACTCCACATCGAAAAAATAGCGATGAGAATAAAAATAAATCCACCCCAAAATAAAAAGCGTGCACGTCTTCGTAAACTAAAATAAACCATCCCGATGCCAAGAAGGACTAATACAATGCTGCCATTTCCAAAAACTGTAGCCTCGATAAACATAAGAAAAACAAAACAAATGAGAATAAACGCAAGCTTGTTTGTTCGGTTTTCTTTCATATTAAGTATTCCTCCTTCTTCACATAAAGATATGGAGGAGAAAATTCCTCCCCCCTTAAATTTCAATTTAGTAACCGTTCAGACTCAAACGGCTTTACTACGAGAATGCTCACGCTTTTCTTATAGTTTACACAATTTCCGCTTTAGGTTGTGCATTTTTTTCTAACATTTCTAAACGTTGTTCCATAGAAGTGACTTCATGTTCTTTTTCTATCTTTGTTCCAAGGCGTTCAATATATTGTTCCATCTCTTGGAAAGTTCCGAAACTCTTTTCTTTTTGTTCTGGCTGTAAGATACGATCCATTTGGTGATGAGCGCGTGTAACGTTTTCTTTACCCATTAATTGCAATTGACGAACTTTCATATCTTTAATTTTATGTTTCATCTCTTCGTATTTACGCTCTAGACCGAAAAGTTCTTCGGTCGTTTGGAGAATGCTGTTTTGTAAGACAGAAGTTCTTTCGCTGTAAGCATCCACTTCTACTTGCGCAAAAGCTATTAAATCTTCTTCGCCACTAACTGTTGCAAGCTCTACTTGAGCTTTGCGCTTTTCAACCATTAGTATTGTCTCTCCAAGTTCTTTTTCAAGCGCTTGTTTTAATTTTCCTTGGCGTTCTAACCATTTACCAGTTTGTTCTGTTTGTTTTTCTGCTTCACGGATGTATTGATTGAGCATCGCAATTGGATTTTTCTCTTCTTTTTTATCAAATAATTTGTGTAAGTCTGCCTCTACTGAATATTTTAGTCTTTTAAAAAGTGATGTCATGTTATTTTCCTCCTTATTTTGAAAGTTCATTCCATTGCTTTTCGAAATTTACAAATGGGTCATCTGATTTTACGATTGATTTAGTAAAACAAAATGATTGTTTATTCCACTTCTTAACAACATATAACACTACTACGATTGCTAAAATACCGAAGAAACCAGGTACGTTTGCAACCGCTGAAAATAATCCGATGATTCCTACAGTTGCCCAAAAG
The nucleotide sequence above comes from Psychrobacillus glaciei. Encoded proteins:
- the liaF gene encoding cell wall-active antibiotics response protein LiaF, which translates into the protein MKENRTNKLAFILICFVFLMFIEATVFGNGSIVLVLLGIGMVYFSLRRRARFLFWGGFIFILIAIFSMWSLRLLLIAIMIYVLYKLWKNEPIRQMIRPFDTVYKETPNSIIQNKLFSAQTTPFNAYEWQDVHVQSFYGEHVIDVTQTVLPKGTSFISIRQSLGKVTIYVPYEVPVRLHYATIIGEANIFGRGIQRLWNQSVVLKDGYLVDVAYASELVITVSTWIGDIEVIRK
- a CDS encoding PspA/IM30 family protein — translated: MTSLFKRLKYSVEADLHKLFDKKEEKNPIAMLNQYIREAEKQTEQTGKWLERQGKLKQALEKELGETILMVEKRKAQVELATVSGEEDLIAFAQVEVDAYSERTSVLQNSILQTTEELFGLERKYEEMKHKIKDMKVRQLQLMGKENVTRAHHQMDRILQPEQKEKSFGTFQEMEQYIERLGTKIEKEHEVTSMEQRLEMLEKNAQPKAEIV
- a CDS encoding lmo0954 family membrane protein encodes the protein MKKFGLLALGIIAGIVALASLGSLIGLAISALVVFAGVHFYLKSDSTFLKIFWATVGIIGLFSAVANVPGFFGILAIVVVLYVVKKWNKQSFCFTKSIVKSDDPFVNFEKQWNELSK